The genome window GGCTTCGTTCCGCAGGCAGTGGAAGCAGGTGCCACAGTTCGGAACGAAGGACATCACCACGTGATCGCCGGGCTTCACATGGGTCACCCCTTCGCCCACGGCCTCGACGACTCCAGCCCCTTCGTGGCCGAGAACGAGCGGGAACTCGACCGGAATCGTCCCGTTCAGGGCCGAGAGGTCCGAGTGGCAGACCCCGGCCGCGGCCATGCGGATCTGGATTTCGGAAGCCTTGGGCGGATCGAGCTCGACTTCCTCGACTCCCATCTGATTCAAGGCATAAGCGACGAGCGCTTTCATGCGGCTCCGCTGTTCGAATTTCAGGGCCCGGCTCGGTTGGCGAGGGGGACGGGAGTCTCACCCTCGGACGGCCGACCGGATGCGGAGGGTAGGAGCCCCGAGGGGCCACCGTCAACGAGGGGGGGGACGCGCACTGGCTTCCGCGCTCCCGCTCCTCGAAGTTGGTCGCGCCGGTTACATCCCTTTCACGGACGTCGGATGCGCAAGATTCGATATCAGGTAGCGTGTAGCCTCGACGGGTACATCGCAGGGCCGAAGGGTGAATGCGATTGGATCGTGATGGACCCCGACATTGACTTCAGCACCCTCTTCGCGGAGTTCGATACTCTCTTCATGGGACGCCTGACCTTCGAGGGACTCGAGGGGGGATTTCCCGGAATGAAGACGGTCGTTTTTTCCCGGACGCTTCGCCAGAAGGACCATCCGGAGGTCACGATCGTCTCGGATCGCGTCGCGGAAAGGATCGCGGAAATCCGCGCAGAGTCGGGAAAGGACATCTGGCTCTTCGGAGGGGGGGAACTCTTTCGGAGCCTCCTCGAACTCGGTTGCGTAGATACAGTCGAACTTGCGGTGGTGCCCATTCTTCTCGGGGGTGGACGCCCACTCCTCCCCTCCCCCGCCGTTCGCCGGAACCTGACCTTCACCGGATCCCGCCTCTACGAAAAGTCGGGGATCATGCTCCTCCGCTACACGATCGCGACTCCTGGAAAATGATGGAGCGGACGCTTTGAGCCTCTACCCTGGCATCGTGTCGGCGCTGGGCGGGCTCGCGGTCGTTGCCTTTCTCCTCGCCCTCGGGCTCGCCTTCGCTTTGTCGGCCTCCGACGGCCGCGGGTGGCTTCGGCACGCGTTGGCCGGCCGCGAAGGGACACCGCTCGCTCTCGGGCTCTTCGTTGCGCTCGTCGCCACGGGGGGAAGCCTCTATCTCTCCGAGATCGCCAATCTTACGCCGTGCGAGCTCTGCTGGTACCAGAGGATAGCCATGTACCCGCTCGTTCCTCTCTGGGGAATCGCGCTCGCGCGGCGCGACTTCGGCGCGTGGCGGTACGGCCTCCCGCTCTCGCTCGCCGGACTGGCCATTTCCGCCTATCACGTGACCATCCAGTGGATGCCCGCCCTCGACGTGGTGCGGTGCGGGGTGGGCGCCCCTTGTACCGCACGTTACGTCGCGGTCTTCGGATTCGTCTCGATTCCCACGATGGCCGGGGCCGCCTTCGTTTTTATCTCGATGCTCTTTTCCCTCGCACGCTTGATCGAAAAAGAGGCGCGGATGGGAGGCGTGACCTGACCGTGGAAGGGAGACGGCGGGACGCCAC of Gemmatimonadota bacterium contains these proteins:
- a CDS encoding disulfide bond formation protein B, whose product is MSLYPGIVSALGGLAVVAFLLALGLAFALSASDGRGWLRHALAGREGTPLALGLFVALVATGGSLYLSEIANLTPCELCWYQRIAMYPLVPLWGIALARRDFGAWRYGLPLSLAGLAISAYHVTIQWMPALDVVRCGVGAPCTARYVAVFGFVSIPTMAGAAFVFISMLFSLARLIEKEARMGGVT
- a CDS encoding dihydrofolate reductase family protein, which translates into the protein MRKIRYQVACSLDGYIAGPKGECDWIVMDPDIDFSTLFAEFDTLFMGRLTFEGLEGGFPGMKTVVFSRTLRQKDHPEVTIVSDRVAERIAEIRAESGKDIWLFGGGELFRSLLELGCVDTVELAVVPILLGGGRPLLPSPAVRRNLTFTGSRLYEKSGIMLLRYTIATPGK